The following proteins come from a genomic window of Iamia sp. SCSIO 61187:
- a CDS encoding class II 3-deoxy-7-phosphoheptulonate synthase codes for MLTAERDTPHDASPAAWKALPAAQQPDWPDPGALDRVTKELATLPPLVVASESRDLLAALGRVADGEAFLLQAGDCAESFDSFSAESVKRRLQVILQMAVVLTYSSGVPTVKIGRIAGQFAKPRSSGTETVDGVTLPSFRGHIVNGDAFTEEARVPDPGRLLQAYHQSSSTLNLLRSLTRGGFSDLAEVHAWNQDFVTATPQGQQYKALADEIGRALRFMTACGVDTGSLPTLHQTDFFTSHEALLLPYEEALTRRDPMSGDLYATSAHMIWIGERTRQLDGAHVAYFASVANPIGCKVGPTATPEEVLALCEALNPDRVPGRLTLISRMGAAKIEEGLKPLLAAVRDAGHPVVWACDPMHGNTFTSDSGHKTRRVDDILDEIAGFFRAHAAEGTWAGGVHVELTSDDVTECLGGSHEILDSDLDTRYETVCDPRLNGRQSLDLAFRVAEALRARS; via the coding sequence ATGCTCACCGCCGAGCGCGACACACCGCACGACGCATCCCCCGCCGCCTGGAAGGCCCTCCCGGCGGCGCAGCAGCCGGACTGGCCCGATCCCGGTGCCCTCGACCGCGTGACCAAGGAGCTGGCCACCCTGCCGCCCCTGGTCGTGGCGAGCGAGAGCCGCGACCTCCTGGCCGCCCTGGGCCGGGTGGCCGACGGCGAGGCCTTCCTGCTCCAGGCCGGCGACTGCGCCGAGTCGTTCGACTCGTTCTCGGCCGAGTCGGTCAAGCGCCGGCTGCAGGTGATCCTGCAGATGGCGGTCGTGCTCACCTACTCCTCCGGGGTGCCCACGGTGAAGATCGGCCGCATCGCCGGCCAGTTCGCCAAGCCCCGCTCCTCGGGCACCGAGACCGTCGACGGCGTGACCCTCCCGTCGTTCCGGGGCCACATCGTCAACGGCGACGCCTTCACCGAGGAGGCCCGGGTCCCGGACCCGGGGCGCCTGCTCCAGGCGTACCACCAGTCGTCGTCGACCCTGAACCTGCTGCGCTCGCTGACCCGGGGCGGCTTCTCCGACCTGGCCGAGGTGCACGCCTGGAACCAGGACTTCGTCACGGCGACCCCGCAGGGCCAGCAGTACAAGGCGCTGGCCGACGAGATCGGACGGGCCCTGCGGTTCATGACCGCCTGCGGCGTCGACACCGGGTCGCTGCCGACCCTGCACCAGACCGACTTCTTCACCAGCCACGAGGCCCTGCTCCTCCCCTACGAGGAGGCCCTCACCCGGCGGGACCCGATGAGCGGCGACCTCTACGCCACGTCGGCCCACATGATCTGGATCGGCGAGCGGACCCGGCAGCTCGACGGCGCCCACGTCGCCTACTTCGCCAGCGTGGCCAACCCCATCGGGTGCAAGGTCGGCCCCACGGCGACCCCCGAGGAGGTCCTCGCCCTGTGCGAGGCGCTCAACCCCGACCGCGTCCCCGGCCGGCTCACCCTCATCAGCCGCATGGGTGCGGCGAAGATCGAGGAGGGCCTCAAGCCGCTGCTGGCGGCGGTCCGCGACGCCGGCCACCCCGTCGTCTGGGCCTGCGACCCCATGCACGGCAACACCTTCACCTCCGACAGCGGCCACAAGACCCGTCGCGTCGACGACATCCTCGACGAGATCGCCGGGTTCTTCCGGGCCCACGCCGCCGAGGGCACCTGGGCCGGCGGCGTGCACGTCGAGCTCACCAGCGACGACGTGACCGAGTGCCTGGGCGGGTCCCACGAGATCCTCGACTCCGACCTCGACACCCGCTACGAGACGGTGTGCGACCCCCGCCTCAACGGGCGCCAGTCGCTCGACCTGGCCTTCCGCGTCGCCGAGGCCCTGCGCGCCCGCTCCTGA